In Candidatus Contubernalis alkalaceticus, the following proteins share a genomic window:
- the sigE gene encoding RNA polymerase sporulation sigma factor SigE, whose amino-acid sequence MPKYRLLTRLAVLRLLNWVGLSAMPEIFYVGSSEALPPPLTHDEEHFLIRKLREGEKEVKSVLIERNLRLVVYIARKFENTGVSIDDLVSIGTIGLIKAVNTFDPHKNIKLATYASKCIENEILMFLRRNNKVKAEISFDEPLNIDWDGNELLLSDVLGTENDLIYKSIEAEVDKRLLYLAMEKLSSREKKIMELRFGLANGQEKTQKEVADMLGISQSYISRLEKRIIKRLKKEIKKME is encoded by the coding sequence ATGCCGAAATATAGGCTCCTGACCCGGCTGGCGGTACTGCGCTTATTAAACTGGGTGGGGTTAAGTGCTATGCCGGAAATCTTTTATGTAGGAAGCAGTGAGGCGCTGCCTCCGCCTTTGACTCATGATGAAGAGCACTTTCTGATTCGAAAACTCAGAGAAGGAGAGAAAGAAGTAAAGAGCGTGCTCATTGAGAGGAACCTGAGGCTGGTGGTGTACATAGCACGGAAATTTGAAAATACCGGGGTTAGTATTGATGACCTGGTATCCATTGGAACCATCGGGCTAATTAAAGCAGTGAACACTTTTGATCCTCATAAAAACATTAAATTGGCCACTTATGCTTCTAAGTGTATTGAAAACGAAATATTAATGTTTTTAAGGCGGAATAATAAAGTGAAGGCAGAGATCTCTTTTGATGAGCCATTGAATATTGATTGGGATGGCAACGAACTTTTGCTGTCTGATGTCCTGGGTACGGAAAATGATTTAATTTATAAAAGCATTGAAGCAGAGGTGGATAAAAGGCTGCTATATTTGGCTATGGAGAAGCTTTCCAGCCGGGAAAAAAAGATTATGGAACTGCGCTTTGGGTTAGCTAACGGTCAGGAGAAAACCCAAAAAGAGGTGGCAGACATGCTGGGTATTTCTCAGTCTTATATCTCCAGATTGGAAAAAAGGATTATCAAAAGATTAAAAAAAGAAATTAAAAAAATGGAATAA
- the nrdG gene encoding anaerobic ribonucleoside-triphosphate reductase activating protein — protein MQLKLRIAGMTEESVVDGPGIRFVVYGQGCLHACPGCHNPETQDLEGGSLVSPEEIAKKIEKNPLLDGVTYSGGEPFLQAEAFAQLAEIVKPWGLNLVIYTGYTFEFLLNKSRKDLSCYKLLKSTDLLIDGPYLQEKRDIKLLYRGSYNQRIINIPRTLSSGALCLWQDTTALPLE, from the coding sequence ATGCAGTTGAAATTGAGGATTGCCGGAATGACAGAAGAAAGCGTGGTAGATGGCCCAGGAATAAGGTTTGTGGTTTACGGTCAGGGTTGTCTGCATGCCTGTCCCGGGTGTCACAACCCTGAAACCCAGGACCTGGAAGGGGGAAGCCTGGTAAGCCCGGAGGAGATTGCTAAAAAAATAGAAAAGAATCCGTTGTTAGACGGGGTGACCTATTCAGGGGGAGAACCGTTTCTTCAGGCAGAAGCTTTTGCACAGCTGGCTGAAATAGTAAAGCCCTGGGGCCTTAACCTGGTGATTTATACCGGTTATACCTTTGAGTTTCTTTTAAATAAAAGTAGAAAAGATCTAAGTTGTTACAAACTACTGAAATCAACGGACCTCTTAATAGATGGTCCCTATCTTCAAGAAAAAAGAGACATAAAACTGCTCTACCGGGGCTCTTACAATCAGAGAATAATAAATATTCCAAGGACCCTATCCAGTGGTGCCCTTTGTCTATGGCAGGACACAACAGCTTTACCGTTAGAATAA
- the ftsZ gene encoding cell division protein FtsZ — MIEFDNDIEQFAQIKVIGVGGGGSNAVKRMIEANLKGVDFIAVNTDAQALHLAKANLKLQIGEKLTKGLGAGANPEIGRQAAEESREQIEEILKGSDMVFVTAGMGGGTGTGAASIIAEVAKELGALTVGVVTKPFSFEGRKRRSQAEEGIEVLKEKVDTLIIIPNDRLLQVVEKRTPIVEAFRIADDVLRQGVQGISDLIAIPGLINLDFADVKTIMLETGSALMGIGVGSGESRTMDAAKTAISSPLLETSIEGARGVLLNITGGSDLGLFEVNEAADIVAEAADPEANIIFGAVIDESLEDEVRVTVIATGFEERRDIKSAVKGVEEGTFSKDDLDIPAFLRKRKAIK; from the coding sequence ATGATAGAATTTGATAATGATATTGAACAATTTGCGCAGATTAAGGTCATAGGTGTTGGGGGCGGAGGAAGTAATGCTGTAAAACGGATGATTGAAGCTAACCTCAAGGGGGTTGACTTTATAGCAGTTAATACAGATGCCCAAGCACTGCATCTGGCCAAGGCTAACCTAAAGCTTCAGATTGGAGAAAAGCTGACCAAAGGTCTGGGAGCCGGGGCCAACCCTGAAATCGGACGTCAGGCAGCGGAGGAAAGCCGTGAACAGATTGAGGAAATACTGAAAGGTTCAGATATGGTATTCGTGACTGCCGGTATGGGAGGGGGAACCGGTACTGGGGCAGCATCTATCATAGCCGAAGTTGCCAAGGAACTGGGAGCCCTAACCGTAGGAGTGGTGACCAAACCATTCAGTTTCGAGGGCAGGAAGCGGCGCAGCCAGGCGGAGGAGGGCATTGAGGTCCTCAAAGAAAAGGTAGATACCCTGATTATCATTCCCAACGACCGTCTTTTGCAGGTGGTGGAAAAGCGGACACCTATCGTAGAAGCTTTCCGCATTGCTGACGATGTTCTCAGGCAGGGGGTGCAGGGGATTTCTGATTTGATTGCCATTCCGGGTCTTATTAATCTAGACTTTGCCGACGTGAAAACCATCATGCTGGAAACCGGTTCTGCGCTGATGGGTATCGGTGTGGGCAGTGGTGAAAGCCGGACCATGGATGCCGCTAAGACAGCTATATCCAGCCCGCTTCTAGAAACTTCTATTGAAGGGGCCCGGGGTGTTCTGTTAAACATCACCGGAGGTTCCGATCTAGGCCTTTTTGAGGTGAATGAGGCTGCTGATATTGTTGCAGAAGCGGCAGATCCCGAAGCTAATATCATTTTTGGTGCGGTTATTGACGAATCCCTGGAGGATGAAGTTCGAGTGACAGTTATAGCTACTGGGTTTGAAGAGCGCAGGGATATAAAGTCGGCAGTGAAAGGGGTAGAAGAGGGGACCTTCTCAAAAGATGACCTGGATATTCCCGCTTTCTTGAGGAAGCGCAAAGCTATTAAGTAG
- the nrdR gene encoding transcriptional regulator NrdR has product MKCLFCGSLESKVVDSRSTEEGLAIRRRRECIECGRRFTTYEKIEEVPLVVVKSDGKREVFDRSKIIGGLLRAGVKRQIELKTFEELVDDMERELRNSFIQEVNSSQLGKMVLERLRGLDEVAYVRFASVYRKFQDIQSFKEELDYLFTIKMKPTRK; this is encoded by the coding sequence GTGAAATGCCTGTTCTGCGGCTCTTTAGAAAGCAAAGTTGTGGATTCCCGTTCTACCGAAGAGGGGTTGGCTATTCGCCGCCGGAGGGAATGCATAGAATGCGGCAGGCGTTTTACCACCTATGAAAAGATTGAGGAGGTACCTCTGGTAGTCGTCAAGTCCGATGGTAAACGGGAGGTATTTGACCGTAGTAAAATTATTGGCGGTCTCCTCAGGGCCGGGGTGAAGCGGCAGATTGAACTGAAGACCTTTGAAGAGCTGGTAGATGATATGGAACGAGAGCTGAGAAACAGTTTTATTCAGGAAGTAAATTCCAGTCAGTTGGGGAAGATGGTCCTAGAAAGGCTTCGGGGGCTGGATGAAGTGGCCTATGTTCGTTTTGCGTCGGTTTACCGGAAGTTCCAGGACATTCAGTCCTTTAAGGAAGAGCTTGATTATCTTTTTACTATAAAAATGAAACCAACGAGGAAGTGA
- the nrdD gene encoding anaerobic ribonucleoside-triphosphate reductase, with the protein MITILELTTQRQTEYSAPSNFEEIRKRDGRVVPFDRQKITEAIFKAAKAVGGEDRTIAENLTQQVVQYLLENNQEIIPTVEGTQDTVEKILIENGHARTAKAYILYRSRRTQMREGKSALMDGVKEILMETSRENANISNSPSAKMLQIAMAASKNYYLSNLLPEDSAWAHQEASIHIHDLDYYAKTLNCLQIDLKKLLHEGFHTGNGWIRPPQRVYSAAALSAIILQSNQNDMYGGQSFSHFDRDMGEVIRGFAHQPSQEETFQAMEGLVYNLNTMHSRAGAQVPFSSINFGTDTTKEGRMVTRALLEAFNKGLGRGENPVFPNLVFRVKEGVNFEPEDPNYDLFRLAMKVASHRLNPTFSFMDASFNQKYGDEVSYMGCRTRTIANRHGKEISAGRGNIASVSINLPRLALKAKEPKAFFVELDQILRLSVSQLLHRFEVLSELKIKDLPFLMGQSLYMGSEKLECNEPIREIIKHGTLSIGFIGLAEALIALVNYHHGDSQEARQLGLSIVEHMWKRTQEFCEEYDLNFALYATPAEGLSGRFIDADRKLFGVLPGITDKEYYTNSYHLPVNYLTSLYEKINIEGEYHSYCNGGHISYVELSSPPRDNIDAIEKILRHMAACNLGYGGINYPIDECTGCSFSGLIPLACPQCGETEIRRIRRITGYLSTQDRFNGAKQAELRDRKSHIFNQY; encoded by the coding sequence GTGATAACCATTTTAGAATTAACTACTCAAAGGCAAACAGAATACAGCGCACCGTCTAATTTCGAAGAAATCAGGAAGAGAGATGGAAGGGTTGTGCCCTTTGACCGGCAAAAAATTACCGAAGCTATTTTTAAAGCTGCTAAGGCTGTGGGGGGTGAAGACCGAACTATTGCTGAAAATTTGACCCAGCAGGTAGTTCAATACCTGCTGGAGAATAACCAGGAAATCATTCCCACAGTAGAGGGTACTCAGGACACAGTAGAAAAGATTCTCATCGAAAATGGACATGCCCGTACCGCCAAGGCATATATTCTTTATCGCTCTCGCCGCACTCAAATGCGGGAGGGGAAAAGCGCGCTGATGGATGGAGTAAAGGAAATATTAATGGAGACCAGCCGAGAGAACGCTAATATCAGCAATTCTCCCTCTGCTAAGATGCTGCAGATTGCTATGGCTGCCAGTAAAAACTATTATTTAAGCAACCTGCTTCCTGAGGACTCAGCTTGGGCACATCAGGAAGCATCAATACATATTCATGACCTTGATTACTATGCCAAGACATTAAATTGTCTTCAGATTGATTTGAAAAAACTTCTTCATGAGGGATTTCACACTGGAAATGGTTGGATTAGGCCACCCCAGAGAGTGTATTCAGCGGCGGCTTTATCTGCCATAATTTTGCAGAGCAATCAAAACGATATGTACGGCGGACAGAGCTTCTCACATTTTGACCGGGATATGGGGGAGGTCATCAGGGGTTTTGCACATCAGCCCTCCCAAGAGGAAACATTTCAGGCCATGGAGGGACTGGTTTATAACCTGAATACTATGCATTCCAGAGCTGGAGCTCAGGTGCCTTTTAGCAGCATTAATTTCGGGACAGACACTACTAAAGAGGGACGCATGGTTACTAGAGCCTTGTTGGAGGCCTTTAATAAAGGGTTGGGCCGGGGGGAAAACCCGGTGTTTCCTAATCTAGTATTTAGAGTGAAGGAAGGGGTTAACTTTGAACCTGAAGATCCCAACTATGATCTTTTCCGCCTGGCCATGAAAGTAGCTTCACACCGGTTAAATCCTACCTTCAGTTTTATGGACGCCTCCTTTAATCAAAAATATGGTGATGAAGTTTCCTACATGGGCTGCCGCACCCGGACCATAGCTAACCGGCATGGTAAGGAGATATCTGCGGGAAGGGGTAATATTGCTTCTGTGTCTATTAATCTGCCTCGTCTGGCTCTGAAGGCCAAGGAACCCAAGGCTTTTTTTGTGGAACTGGATCAAATATTGAGGCTCAGTGTGAGTCAGCTTTTACACAGATTTGAAGTTTTGAGTGAGTTAAAAATAAAAGATTTGCCTTTTCTCATGGGACAGAGTCTTTATATGGGTTCAGAAAAACTTGAATGTAACGAGCCTATACGAGAGATTATAAAACATGGCACTTTATCAATCGGCTTCATCGGTCTGGCCGAAGCATTGATAGCTTTGGTGAATTATCATCATGGCGATAGTCAGGAAGCACGACAGCTGGGACTGAGCATTGTGGAACATATGTGGAAACGCACCCAAGAGTTCTGTGAGGAGTACGACTTGAATTTTGCCCTCTATGCTACTCCTGCCGAGGGATTATCGGGACGATTTATAGATGCTGACCGGAAGCTTTTTGGGGTGCTGCCGGGGATAACTGATAAGGAATACTATACAAACTCTTATCATCTGCCGGTAAATTATTTAACATCTCTTTATGAAAAAATAAATATTGAAGGGGAGTATCACAGCTATTGTAACGGCGGTCATATTAGTTACGTGGAGCTGTCCTCACCTCCACGAGATAACATCGATGCCATTGAAAAAATCCTTAGACATATGGCGGCCTGTAATCTGGGATATGGGGGAATTAATTATCCCATAGATGAATGTACCGGCTGTAGTTTTTCAGGGCTGATTCCTTTAGCCTGTCCCCAATGCGGGGAAACAGAGATTCGTCGTATTCGAAGGATTACCGGCTATCTTTCTACTCAGGACCGGTTCAATGGAGCCAAGCAAGCAGAACTCAGGGATCGCAAATCCCATATTTTTAACCAGTATTAG
- the murA gene encoding UDP-N-acetylglucosamine 1-carboxyvinyltransferase, producing the protein MEKFVISGGLNLSGKIRIKGAKNSILPILAGSLLTSERVEIKDVPDISDVKVMLKILECLGVRISWKEDLLILEPGSLYTSEIPETLMCEMRSSIFLMGPLLGRLGKVKVSYPGGCDIGPRPIDLHLKGLASMGVKILEENGCVQAEAKTLRGSDIHLDFPSVGATENIMMAAIYAEGSTLIHNAAKEPEIIDLQNFLNKMGAKIKGAGTDTIKIEGVKSLNDVNYTLIPDRIVAGTLVIAAAITRGELILENVIPEHLEAVTAKLQEAGVEIWEEQDTLHVRGGNIKAIQSVRTLPYPGFPTDMQAQTMSLLTLAKGNSTIIENVFDGRFSQVGELKKMGARISVQGRSAIIQGVDQLKGAVVNAPDLRAGAALVLAGLSAQGQTIIKEIHHIDRGYEKFEEILQQLGANIKRVGAQDENF; encoded by the coding sequence ATGGAAAAATTTGTTATCTCGGGCGGATTAAACCTGTCAGGGAAAATACGGATTAAGGGTGCTAAAAATTCTATACTGCCAATCTTGGCCGGAAGCCTTCTCACTTCCGAGAGGGTTGAGATAAAAGACGTACCAGATATAAGTGATGTTAAAGTGATGTTAAAAATTTTAGAGTGCCTGGGGGTAAGGATATCTTGGAAGGAAGACCTTCTAATTCTGGAGCCGGGGTCTCTTTATACTTCTGAAATTCCTGAAACATTAATGTGTGAAATGAGGTCCTCAATCTTTCTTATGGGACCATTGTTGGGCCGGCTGGGGAAAGTAAAAGTATCATATCCCGGCGGTTGTGACATTGGCCCCCGGCCTATTGACCTGCATCTGAAAGGATTGGCCTCCATGGGAGTGAAAATACTGGAGGAAAATGGCTGTGTGCAGGCTGAGGCAAAAACTCTTAGGGGAAGTGATATTCACCTGGATTTCCCCAGTGTAGGGGCCACAGAAAATATTATGATGGCTGCAATTTACGCAGAAGGAAGTACCCTGATACATAATGCAGCCAAGGAACCTGAAATTATAGATTTACAGAATTTTTTAAATAAAATGGGAGCGAAAATAAAAGGTGCTGGAACAGACACCATAAAAATAGAGGGAGTTAAAAGTTTAAATGACGTTAACTATACCTTGATTCCCGACCGAATTGTGGCCGGTACTTTGGTAATTGCGGCGGCGATTACCAGGGGAGAATTGATTTTGGAAAACGTCATACCGGAACACTTGGAGGCGGTTACTGCCAAACTTCAGGAGGCGGGTGTAGAAATCTGGGAGGAGCAGGATACTCTTCATGTCAGAGGAGGAAACATTAAAGCCATTCAATCTGTGCGAACTCTCCCCTATCCTGGATTCCCAACGGATATGCAGGCTCAAACTATGTCTCTTTTAACTCTGGCTAAAGGCAACAGTACAATTATAGAAAATGTATTTGATGGGCGATTTAGTCAGGTGGGTGAATTGAAAAAGATGGGTGCCCGGATTTCTGTTCAGGGACGTTCCGCCATAATACAGGGAGTGGATCAGCTAAAGGGTGCAGTAGTAAATGCTCCCGATTTGAGAGCCGGTGCAGCGTTGGTTCTGGCGGGCTTATCTGCCCAAGGTCAAACTATCATTAAAGAAATTCATCATATTGACCGGGGTTATGAAAAATTTGAGGAAATCCTGCAGCAGTTAGGAGCCAATATAAAAAGGGTAGGAGCCCAGGATGAGAATTTTTAA
- the spoIIGA gene encoding sigma-E processing peptidase SpoIIGA: MYLDEVIVVNLAMNYLILWLTARLLHREYVSNRLLLGALLGAIYILTVFLPAKDIYFTLCSKFILSLAIIFAAFYPMKWQDLLSLLGMFYLVSFTVGGAVLACSLFLAVPVQNADGVFIFPSFTGLNLVFPIFLVLVLGRWGMGYMEKKKWQRLFHVDLVIRLMDREVKVEAMLDTGNKLKEPISREPVVVVQYKALRELLPQELKEYFDCVDSLYPDLVSEVLTTSPLAARICFIPYTSLGREKGFLIGFRPHDLSLWDKDREVEVAQKAVIAVYLQAFSPKAQYQALIPPDIVGNVI, encoded by the coding sequence ATGTATCTGGATGAGGTAATTGTTGTAAACCTGGCTATGAATTACCTGATTCTCTGGCTCACCGCCCGCCTGCTGCACAGAGAATATGTTTCTAACCGCCTGTTGTTAGGTGCTCTATTGGGAGCGATTTACATACTTACTGTGTTTTTGCCGGCAAAAGATATTTATTTTACTCTCTGTTCTAAATTTATCCTTTCCCTGGCTATTATCTTTGCAGCTTTTTATCCTATGAAGTGGCAGGACCTGCTGTCCCTTTTAGGAATGTTCTATCTGGTTTCGTTCACGGTAGGTGGGGCTGTGTTGGCCTGTTCGCTTTTCTTGGCGGTGCCTGTGCAGAATGCAGATGGGGTTTTTATCTTCCCCTCTTTTACCGGCTTGAATTTAGTGTTTCCTATTTTTTTAGTTTTGGTTTTAGGCCGGTGGGGAATGGGTTACATGGAAAAGAAAAAGTGGCAGCGCCTGTTTCATGTGGATCTGGTAATTCGGCTTATGGACAGGGAAGTTAAGGTTGAGGCAATGTTGGACACGGGTAACAAGCTAAAAGAACCAATTTCCCGTGAACCGGTGGTGGTGGTTCAGTATAAGGCCTTAAGGGAGTTATTACCCCAGGAATTAAAAGAATATTTTGATTGTGTTGATAGCTTGTATCCGGACCTGGTGTCTGAGGTATTGACTACTTCTCCTCTAGCTGCCCGGATCTGTTTTATTCCCTATACTTCACTGGGAAGGGAAAAAGGTTTTCTTATTGGATTTAGGCCCCATGATTTAAGTCTTTGGGATAAGGACAGGGAAGTGGAGGTGGCTCAAAAAGCAGTAATTGCCGTTTATTTACAGGCTTTTTCTCCCAAGGCTCAGTACCAAGCCCTTATACCACCGGATATAGTGGGAAACGTCATCTAA
- a CDS encoding cell division protein FtsQ/DivIB, which produces MDKPYNQYGYREPEKEKVQGKVRKRKGLYFVLLLVFLIILAFVVLFYSSLFELEGVELEGLDRIETEEIIRTLRLRRGMNIWEVNTRLIKAHLEDMPLVFSAEVRYRFPRSIVVSIVEKELVALAPYQDKYLELSQDGTLLGIVEGMKEEKPLLTGMDFSQPYIGKVLPVEQNQSFKEILEVLPLMSEEEISILSDFNVSNPLNLVVYTLDGTVIWMGTGDYPEKIRMIPEVLMEIQHREQEPSYIDLRVPHFLSK; this is translated from the coding sequence ATGGACAAGCCTTATAATCAATACGGCTACCGGGAACCGGAAAAAGAAAAAGTTCAAGGTAAAGTTAGAAAAAGAAAGGGTTTGTATTTTGTTCTCCTTTTAGTTTTTTTAATTATACTTGCATTTGTAGTCTTGTTTTACTCTTCTCTTTTTGAACTGGAGGGGGTGGAACTGGAGGGGCTGGATCGCATAGAAACAGAGGAGATCATACGGACATTAAGGCTGAGGCGGGGAATGAATATTTGGGAGGTTAATACCCGTCTTATAAAAGCTCATTTGGAGGACATGCCATTGGTGTTTTCAGCCGAGGTAAGGTATCGTTTCCCCCGGTCCATTGTGGTTTCCATAGTAGAAAAGGAGCTGGTAGCTTTAGCTCCATATCAGGACAAATACCTTGAGCTGTCCCAAGATGGAACGCTGCTGGGGATTGTTGAAGGTATGAAGGAGGAAAAACCTCTGCTGACAGGGATGGATTTCAGTCAGCCTTATATTGGGAAGGTGCTGCCGGTGGAACAGAATCAGAGCTTCAAGGAGATACTGGAAGTGCTGCCGCTGATGTCTGAGGAGGAAATATCCATATTGTCTGATTTTAATGTATCCAACCCCTTAAATTTAGTAGTTTATACCTTAGATGGTACGGTTATTTGGATGGGTACCGGAGATTACCCTGAAAAGATTCGGATGATTCCGGAGGTGCTTATGGAGATTCAACATAGAGAACAGGAACCCAGTTATATAGACTTAAGAGTTCCTCACTTTCTATCAAAGTGA
- the sigG gene encoding RNA polymerase sporulation sigma factor SigG, producing the protein MNKVEICGVNTSKLPVLTSKEMRKLFVELQSGDLEARKKLANGNLRLVLSVIQRFNNRGEYVDDLFQVGCIGLMKAIDNFDLGQNVKFSTYAVPMIIGEIRRYLRDNNPVRVSRSLKDIAYKVLQVRDEMANRFGREPSITEIAQELDIGREEIIFALEAIQEPVSLFEPIYHDGGDPIFVMDQIKDDKSLDDRWLEGIAIKEAINKLNQREQLILDLRFYRGKTQMEVADEIGISQAQVSRLEKAALGHLKKYIQ; encoded by the coding sequence ATGAATAAAGTAGAGATTTGCGGGGTAAATACCTCGAAACTTCCAGTACTGACCAGCAAGGAGATGCGAAAACTCTTTGTAGAGCTGCAGAGTGGAGACCTCGAAGCCCGAAAAAAATTGGCCAATGGGAACCTCAGGCTAGTATTAAGTGTTATCCAAAGATTTAACAATCGAGGTGAATATGTTGACGATCTTTTCCAAGTAGGGTGTATTGGTTTGATGAAGGCCATAGACAATTTTGATTTAGGTCAAAATGTAAAATTTTCAACCTACGCTGTTCCCATGATTATCGGGGAAATCAGAAGATATCTAAGGGACAATAACCCGGTACGGGTTAGCCGTTCGTTGAAGGATATTGCATATAAGGTGCTGCAGGTTCGGGATGAAATGGCCAACCGATTTGGTCGGGAGCCCTCTATAACTGAGATAGCCCAAGAATTAGACATTGGCCGGGAAGAGATTATCTTTGCTCTGGAGGCCATTCAGGAACCCGTTTCTTTATTTGAACCCATTTACCACGATGGAGGTGATCCTATATTCGTCATGGACCAGATTAAAGATGACAAAAGTTTGGATGATCGCTGGCTGGAGGGAATCGCCATCAAAGAGGCGATTAATAAATTGAACCAGAGAGAACAGCTGATTTTGGATCTCCGTTTTTATCGGGGAAAAACCCAGATGGAGGTTGCTGATGAAATTGGAATATCACAGGCTCAAGTTTCCCGTTTGGAAAAGGCGGCCCTTGGGCATCTGAAAAAATATATTCAGTAG
- the ftsA gene encoding cell division protein FtsA, with protein MTKKNIVVSMDIGTSNIRVIVGEITQDHTLNIIGVGTSPSGGLRKGIIVDLDKTIQNMNEAVSEAERMVNMEINSVFLGMVGTHITLINNRGVVAVTGEDKEITLEDVDRVIQASRVIAMPPDREIIDIIPRQFIVDGYDGIRDPVGMVGVRLEVEAMIITGAVTSIRNLMRCVNRAELEVDGVVLNCLANAQVLLSEDQKELGVALIDIGGGTTEVAMFQQNALKDVTVLPMGGDHITNDIAVGLRTTIEQAEKLKVKYGKALVSMVESEEDIEVTSVGGKENRRINERILCGIIEPRVQEILLLAREELEKMGHLKSLPAGIVLTGGASLMKGVTEMSEEIFESPVQLAQPDYIGVSSPVFSTGVGIIHYVQGNQMIPTSQKKETKLVMPKFIGRIKNWFYEIFD; from the coding sequence GTGACAAAAAAAAATATCGTAGTTAGTATGGATATAGGAACTTCAAACATTAGAGTTATTGTTGGAGAAATTACTCAGGATCATACCTTAAATATTATAGGTGTAGGCACCAGTCCTTCCGGAGGTCTGCGTAAAGGAATTATTGTAGATCTGGATAAAACAATACAGAACATGAATGAAGCGGTTTCCGAGGCAGAACGCATGGTAAATATGGAAATTAATTCAGTTTTTTTGGGTATGGTTGGCACGCATATTACCTTAATCAACAATCGGGGTGTGGTGGCTGTTACCGGGGAGGACAAAGAGATTACTCTGGAGGATGTAGACAGAGTAATTCAGGCTTCCCGGGTTATTGCTATGCCCCCGGACAGGGAAATTATTGATATAATTCCCCGTCAGTTTATTGTGGATGGTTATGATGGAATCCGGGATCCCGTGGGAATGGTAGGGGTAAGATTGGAAGTTGAAGCTATGATCATAACCGGGGCAGTTACCTCCATTAGGAATTTAATGCGCTGTGTTAACCGGGCAGAACTGGAGGTGGATGGCGTAGTTCTCAACTGTCTGGCCAATGCTCAGGTTCTTTTATCTGAGGACCAGAAGGAGTTGGGAGTGGCTCTCATCGATATCGGTGGAGGTACAACAGAGGTGGCCATGTTCCAGCAGAACGCCTTGAAAGACGTAACCGTACTGCCTATGGGTGGGGATCATATTACCAACGATATTGCTGTAGGCCTCCGCACTACCATTGAACAGGCGGAAAAGTTAAAAGTTAAATATGGAAAGGCTTTGGTTTCTATGGTGGAATCCGAAGAAGATATAGAGGTTACCAGTGTGGGGGGAAAGGAAAACCGCAGGATTAATGAAAGAATTCTTTGTGGAATTATAGAACCCAGAGTTCAAGAAATATTACTTCTTGCCAGGGAAGAATTGGAAAAGATGGGTCACTTGAAATCTCTTCCAGCGGGGATTGTGTTGACCGGTGGGGCTTCTTTAATGAAGGGAGTTACAGAGATGTCTGAGGAAATATTTGAATCTCCTGTTCAACTGGCTCAACCAGATTACATTGGTGTCAGCAGCCCGGTATTTTCTACAGGTGTGGGTATTATCCATTATGTACAGGGAAATCAGATGATTCCTACCAGTCAAAAAAAAGAAACAAAGTTGGTTATGCCCAAATTTATAGGGCGCATTAAAAATTGGTTTTATGAAATATTTGATTAA